GCAGTGTGGGTACTTGTGCTCTATTTCGCCTGCCTTGAGTAGATATCCCTTCTCTTTCAAATGCTGTATTATCTGAGGGTCTGCGTCTTTAACGTAGATGCCTTTCCACTTTCCTTCAGTGTACTTGCCCTGATCGTCGAGTGGGGAGTAGACGGGCAGCCCATACTTCTGGCCGACCTCAAAGTCTTCCTCACCATGTCCTGGGGCTGTGTGAACGAGTCCTGTACCCTCTTCAAGCGTCACGAAGTCTGCAAGAATTACTTTGTGGGCCCATTCATATTTTTCTCTGAATTCCTTCTGTCTTGGATATTCATCCATAAGTATGTGAACGTACCTTAAGCCTTCGAGTTCCTTTCCCTTGAACTCTTCAACAACCTCTCCCTTAACACCGATCTCGCTGAGCACTTTGTCTACGAGTGCTTTAGCTAAAATCCAGTATTCTTCCTTTCCTTCCCATTTAACCCTTACCTTTACGTAATCATACTCTGGGTGTGCCGAAACTGCAAGGTTGGCGGGCAGTGTCCATGGAGTAGTTGTCCAAATTATGAGGTATTCGTTATCCTTGCCCTCAACGGGGAATTTTACGTATATGCTTGGGTCTTTTCTCAGCTTGTACTCTCCCCTCACCTCGTGCTCTGCCAGGGCGGTTTCACATCTCGGACACCAATGTAGGACTCTTTTATCTTTTTCGAGAAGACCCTTTTCCCAGGCTTTCTTTAGTGTAAACCATGCCGACTCTATGTACTCGTTCTTTATCGTCATGTATGGGTTGTCCCAGTCCATCCATACTCCAAGCATTTTGAACTGCTCGGTCATTATTCTTAGATTGTTAAGTGCGAATTCTTTACACTTGGCTATGAAGTTCTCTATTCCTATTTTCTCTTCTATTTCTTTTTTTGTTTTTAAACCAAGGGCTTGTTCGACTTTAACCTCTATGGGAAGGCCGTGCATATCGTAACCTGGCTGTCTCCAGACGTTGTATCCTTGCATTGTCCTAAAGCGGATTATCATGTCTTTTATTATCTTGTTCCACGCTGTTCCTAGATGTATTGCCCCACTAACATATGGGGGACCATCTAGGAAGTAGTATTTTGGCCCCTTCTTTCTAAGCTCCTTTACTTTTTCATAGACCTTGTTTTCTTTCCAGAACTCCTCAATTTTTTCTTCTAGTTGGCTTGGATTGTATTCTCTAACCTCTGGCTCCTTTATCATTTCAGAACCCTCCTGTGAGTTATAGGAACAGCTAACCTAGAAAAGGCTGAACGCATTATTTCAGCATGAGTCGAGGATAAATAAATCCCCCCTCATTAACATCGGGCAAAGTTCTCTCATTAGCTTATAAGGTTTTCTGGTGTAATGGCAATGCTTCCTCTAGTCTTCTAAGCTTTTCTTTAAATCTTCTAAGCTGGGCATTCGCGATCTCAATGACTTTTCTTAGGTACTCTTCGGGGACTAGAAGATTACCATCTTCTCCGAGAAGAACGTCAAGCCTCTCTGTCGATCTTATCTCAACAATAAGCTTCCTATCGCTTATACTCTTTATATTCGAGTACTTGAAGCCGCATGAGACTGCTAGATTTACTAGCTTAACAGCGTCCTCTAGCGTCTTTGCACCGACATGGAGAATTGGGCTTCTAACAAGTAGCCATAGCTGTCCTTCTTTATGTTTTTTCACTGCCTCGAGTACCTCATCGAAGGAAACTTCTCTGTGCCATTTTCCAAGCCATTTTGCATTTACTTTGTCCCCGAAGTTTGGCATCTCCATGATAGATATTCTTCCAGAACATGAGGAAGTCGTGAAGTAGTTTTCCATAGAGTTTATCTTCTGGAGGAGAGGAATTATATCTTCGTCGACTTCTCCTCTTCTAAGGGCTATTTGAAGACTTGTAAGGGCTTCTTTTTTAGCTCTCTCGAAGTTTCTTTCAAACTTGAACATAATTCATCACCCTAGCGTTGAGTCCAAGAACAGCATAACGTAAAAGCCCGTTAAAAATCCCAACGTCACTATGGTTTCCTCAGTTTCCTCACGGTATATTTCTGGGATTAGCTCTTTTATGGTAACGTATAGCATGGCGCCTCCAGCTATCCCCATTCCATATCCCAACAATCCAGAAAATACAGAGAATAGTGAGTATCCCAGTATCACCATGACCATTTCGGCTATCCCACTTATGATACCGAGGGTTATAGGCCTCAGCAACTTTCCCTCAACGGCGGCTAGTGGTAGAGAGACTGCTGTACCCTCTGGGAAATCTTGTATTCCTATTGCGAGTGCAGTTATTATACCATCTTTAGAGCTGAAGGCTATTGATGTTCCCACTGCAAGACCTTCTGGAAGATTGTGAATTATCATAGCTATGGCCAATAACCATGCTCTTCTCAGCTTTTCTCTTAGTCTTGCTGGGCCTTCGTATCCCTTAGTGAGGTGCTCATGAGGGAGATATCTGTCAAGGGCGTAAACTAGAATTATCCCGAGTAGTATCCCAATAGAAACCTGTACAAAGCCTCCATGCTCTATTCCTGGTAGGATCAAACTCGTGAAGCTTGCAACGAGCATTATTCCAGCAGCAAACGCTAAGCTGAAGTTTATTCCCCAAGAAGGGACCCTTTTTACAAAAACAGCTAGCAGAGAACCTAAAGATGTCATTAAGGCTACAAACAATCCTCCAACAATGGCTAGACTTAGTCCACTAAGATCTTGTAGCATGGAACTTGTTTCCAAATGAAACTATTATTAAAGTTATCTTATGATTAATATCTATGGTGGGGGAAATGATAGTTGTTCCGAGAGAGAAACATGTATACTCTTTCGGCCCAAATATGAAAGAGGTGGCTAGGGCCAAGCCGGGTGATATAATAGTTTTCGAAACTCTGGATGCCCTTGGGGGACAGATAAAGAGTGAGGAAGATACAATTGAGAAAATTGATTTTTCCAGAGTTAATCCAGCAACGGGCCCAGTTTACATTGAAGGCGCTGAGAAGGGAAAAACATTGGTCGTTAAGATCCTGGATATAGAGGTTGAGAAAAAGGGAGTCATTGTAACAGCTCCAGGAGCGGGTGTTCTTGGTTCAAAGGTTAAAGAGCCAAAAACAAGGATCTGTGAAATAAAAGGAAACTTTGTTTACTTTGGTAATTTAAGAATACCATTAAAGCCAATGATCGGCGTTATAGGCGTTGCATATGAAGAGGAAACACCAACCGGAACTCCCGGACCTCACGGTGGAAATATGGATACAAACCTGATAACAATTGGTTCGACAGTTTACTTCCCTGTATTCAAAGATGGGGCATACTTGGCCTTGGGCGATCTACATGCGGTAATGGCGGATGGGGAGGTTTGTGTGTCCGCTTGTGAAGTTGCTGGAAAGGTGATGGTGAAAGTTGATGTCGCCGAGTATAAGCTTAAATGGCCGGTGGTTGAAGATAGAGATTCGTACTACCTATTGGTCTCCAACGAGAACCTTGAGAAAGCTATAGAGGAAGCGGTTTCTCTTGGAGTTGAGATGCTCAAAAAGGCTAACAATATAACCTGGGATGAGGCCTATATGCTGGCCAGTTTGGTCATGGACGTTCAGATAAGCCAATTAGTTGACCCAAGGAAAACCGTGAGGATTAGGTTGCCCAAGCAGTACCTTCCTCAGCTACAGCCCTAGCTATTTTGGGCATATGATCCCTTCTTCCTCACATCTATCCACCTCAAGCTGAATTGTGACATGCTTAATTCCATGCTTCCTAAGTATTTTCTCTACTTTATCGATTATCTTCTGAGCTTCGCTAAGCATCATATCCCTCGTTGCTATGTGGCACTCGAAGTGGATTTCATCCTCTCCAACCCTCCAGACATGGAAGTGGTGGGCGTTTCTAACTCCGGGAATGCTTTCTATCTCCTTCTTTATGCTCTCAAGGTTTATGTTGGGGGAAGCTTCCATGAGAACTTCGATGCTCTCCTTGAGAATGTAATATGCTTCTCTTAGAATGTATAGAGATACGGCTACTGTTATTGCTGGGTCTATCCACAAGACCCCATATTTCATTAGCATTAGCCCTCCAACTACAACTGCAATCGATGAGAGCGTATCGCTGAGTAAGTGGAGGTAAGCTGATCTAACATTCATGCTTTCGTGGGAGTGTTCATGAAGGAGGGCAACGGAGATCAAATTTGCAAAAAGTCCAACAGTTGCCACCGGAAGCATTATTCTGGCATTGATGGGTTTTAAATTTGAGAATCTTCTGTATGCTTCAACTATGAGAAAAAGCGAAACCCCAACTAAAATAGTGGAGTTTAGAAATGCAACGAGTATTTCAGCCCTCCTATACCCGAACGTGAACTTTTCATTTTTCTTCATCTTTCCTATCCTGAGGGCTATATAGCTAGCCAAAATCCCCATGGCATCGCTGAAGTTATGAAGAGAATCACTTAGAAGAGCCAAGCTACCAGAAAGGATTCCTCCAATAATTTCTGCAATCGTTATTCCCACATTTAATACGACTGAAATCAGCATCTTTCTTTCGAGCATCAACATACACTAAATGCACACCTTTTTAAGCTAATTCTTCAACTTAGCATCAGCTTTCCCCCGTGCCCATTAGGGCTCGGGGGAGCTAAGGGGCAGGAGGATGACGGGAATGATAAAGATATACACTCTGGGAGGATACGAGGAAGTAGGGAAGAACATGACAGCTGTTGAGTATGATGGGGAAGTGGTGATAATCGATATGGGGATAAGGCTTGATAGAGTCTTAATTCATGAAGACGTTGAGTTTCAAAAAATGAGTTCAAAGGATCTGAGGAAGCTCGGGGCGATACCAGATGACAGGCCAATTAGGGACAAGAAAGTCGTTGCAATAGCCCTTTCTCATGGCCATCTTGACCACATAGGGGCCATTGGAAAACTTGCTCCGCACTATCCAGACGTTCCTATCTATGGGACTCCATACACAATAAGGTTAGCCAAGAGTGAGATAAAGGGAGAGGAGTACTTTGAGGTAACGAATCCCCTATATGAGACTAACTATGGGGAAATAGTCCAAGTGAGCGAAAATCTCGCGATTGAATTCGTCCAGATAACCCACTCAATACCCCACTCCTCAATAGTTGTTGTCCACACACCTGAAGGGGCTGTGGTCTATGCCTGTGACTATAAGTTCGACAATAATCATCCTTATGGGGAAAAGCCTGACTATAAGAGGCTCAAAGAGCTTGGCAGGGAGGGAGTTAAGGTTTTGATAGCTGAATCAACGAGGGTCGCTGAAGAAACCAAAACGCCAAGCGAGGCAGTCGCGAAGATGCTCCTTGAAGACTTCTTTTTGTATGAGGGGATGGAGGCGGATGGGTTAATAGCGACGACCTTCGCTTCCCATATAGCGAGGCTCCAGGAGCTGATAGAGATAGCAAACAAAATGGGTCGGCAGGCCATTTTCATTGGAAGATCTCTGGCTAAGTATACTGGAATAGCAAAGCAGCTTGGACTCATAAAGATGAAGGGGTCAAGAGTCCTAAGAAGCCCAAATGCTGTAAGCAAAGTGCTTAAAGAAGTCTCTCAGGCAAGAGAAAATTACCTTTTAATAGTGACCGGTCACCAAGGAGAGCCAGGGGCAATATTAACAAGGATGGCGAACGGTGAGCTTTATGACATAGGTTCTAGGGACACCGTCGTTTTCTCGGCCGGCGTGATCCCGAATCCCCTAAACATTGCCCAGAGATACGCCTTGGAAACGAAGCTCAAAATGAAAGGTGTTAGGATGATAAAGAACCTTCACGTCTCGGGTCATGCGAGCAGGGAAGATCATAGGTATTTGATCAGAATGTTGAACCCCGAAAATATTGTTCCAGCTCATGGGGAATTCAGGATGCTCACCCACTATGCAGAGCTGGCAGAGGAGGAGGGGTACATGATTGGAAAGGATGTCTTCGTGTCGAGGAACGGCTACAAGGTGGAGATTCCGTAGAGTCAGGTATGGAGGTTCTTTTCTTTGGTTTTCGTTTTCATCTGTTAATATAATTAGTTACATATTTGTACAACTCTTTTACTCTACTATCTTCTAAGTTAAAGCTAAAATCTTGAAAATAACAATTAAACTATTTTAAAAAAATAAAATTACGCAAAATTGATGAAAAAATTTATAAGAATAAGTTTTTTATATGTGAACGCAAAATCCGAGGGAGGTAGTCCTAATAAAGTGGAAGAGCTCAATGTAGTCCTCTCAGGACTGCTAATATTGGGAGTTAGTGGAACACAAATCGCTGCTGTTTTTGGCCAAGACTCCGAGGCAATGCCAGATATAAACCTGACGAAAATACCCTCTTCAGGATACGTTGAGCTCAAAGAAATTTATGATTGCAATGAAACATTTATTGTTAAAGTTGAACATCCTGGCCTAAATGGTCTTTAATTCATGGCGTTGTACTGGAGAGAATTGAGGGGGTGATGGAGAGTGGAGAAAACTTTTGTAGTTTTATTTCTGATCTTTCTAGTTTTTTCATCTGCATGTATTGGAAGGCAAGGAAATGTTGGCAATACTAAATCCTACGAGGTTCCCTCTAAACCAGAGAATGAATGCAGATTAGAAAAGCTTCCGGGCGAAAACATTGAGTTGAGTCCAATAGCGAAGTTTGGAAACATTACAATCATAAATGCGACCTACGGATACGTAATTTCAAAGAATGGCACTAAGGTTTTTCTGAACGTATCCAAAGCCTATTTCTTCCCATGGGGGTTTGTATTCATTGAAAAGACTCCCGAAGTGAGAACCGTTATTTTCGATAAGGTATGGATTGAAGACCATGTTTTCAAGAAAGACATAAAGAATATCACGACAATTGTAGAAGTTACAAGGATAAAGGCCTGCAGTTATAGAGGAAATGTCTTATGGGAACATGAAGTTCAGCTTCCCTATGTGTGGGAGTTCTCAAAAAACGATACAAGAGAAAGTTTCTATATGAAAGGTATTGCCTATCCAAAGGTTCTTATATCGAACAATACTGAGTACCTTTTCATAGCGGAGCTCCCTCAGAGCATAAAAGGTCTAATATCCCTCCCAACGGCTAAAGGAGTTAATAATTACCTCTACATTTATGGTGGTGAAGGATTAGTTAAAAAGTTCTCCATCCCGAGCATGTTCAAGCTAAGGAATGTATTCCTGATTTCTGCGTGGAATTATACGGTATTTGGCTATGAAAAACCCCAAGAAGATTGGAGTCCTGACTATGGGGAGGTGATTATATTCAATGGTTCCCAGGTTATCTTCAGGAGAAAGTTCAAGTGGGCTCCCGGGTGCCTGTGCAACGTAATCCACGGGTGGGCGGAAATATATCCTGGTGGCTGTGTATACTTTGGGCTCCTTGAGGGGGAGGGATTATACTGCAACGGAACTTTCAGATACATCAAAAGAGAAAACGGTTAAAGTTCGCACAATTGAATCTGCTGAGGAATTTTCCGTGATTCTTCCTTAAAAGCTTCGGAGGTATGCATGGGGTGGAGAGTACTTGATGGCAAAGCTCATAAAGGTTAGGCCTTTTTTCTTCCTTAGCTACTTATGTTCATCTCGGAGGGATGCCTATGGGAAAGTACGATGAGCTGTTTGCTAGAATTAAAGAGAAGGCCAAGCACGTTGATGAAAAGATATTTGAGCTCATACCGAAAAAAGAACCAGCAATTCTCTATGATGCGGCGAGGCACTACCCCCTAGCTGGTGGAAAGAGGGTAAGGCCGTTTGTTGTATTAACGGCTACTGAAGCCGTTGGCGGGGAGTGGGAGAAGGCGATTTATCCAGCGGTTGCTGTGGAGTTAATTCATAACTATTCCCTCGTGCACGATGACATAATGGATATGGACGAAACCAGGAGAGGCAGGCCGACTGTTCACAAGCTGTGGGGAATAAACATGGCAATACTAGCTGGAGACCTGCTATTCAGCAAGGCTTTTGAGGCAATATCTAGGGCAGATATATCTCCTGAGAAAAAAGCCAAGATCCTGGAGACAATTGTTAAGGCATCCAACGAACTCTGTGAAGGACAGGCCATGGATTTAGAGTTTGAAAACAGGGATACCGTTACTATTGATGAGTATATGAGAATGATAAGTGGAAAGACAGGAGCCCTATTTGATGCTTCCGCTAAGGTCGGAGGGATAGTTGGCACAGAAAATGAGGAGTACATTGCAGCACTATCCACATGGGGAAGGAACGTTGGGATAGCATTTCAAATATGGGATGACGTGCTTGACCTGATAGCTGACGAGGAAAAGCTTGGAAAGCCTGTGGGAAGTGATATACGGAAAGGAAAGAAAACATTAATAGTTGCCCATTTCTTTGAGAATGCTGATGAAGAGGCAAAGAAGAGGTTTCTCAAGATATTCGGAAAGTACGCTGGGGATGTTAAGGGACAAGGAATAATTGAAGAGGATGTTAAGGCAGAAGTTAGAGAAGCCATTGATCTCTTGAAGGATTATGGCAGCATAGACTATGCAGCTAGAATAGCCAGAGAAATGATAGAGAGGGCTAACAAAGCCCTGGAAATTCTGCCCGAGAGTCCTGCAAGGAAGGATCTGGAACTCTTGGCAAAGTTCATAGTTGAGAGGGAATATTGAATGGAAAGGCTTAACCTCGAGGATTACATGAACGATATAGTAATCCTGTATCTTATGGTTTTTCTTCTCTCCGCCAAGCTCATTTCATATATAGTTGGAGATCTCGTTATAAGTGTGAAATCCATTTATGAAGCCTTCTATTATTCTGTCCTTCCGTTACTTGTGGTTGTAATTCTCCATGAAGGAATGCATGCCCTCGTGGTACTCCTATATGGAGGAAAAATTAGGGTTGGCACAAAGGTTATTGACAAAATCATCTTAACACCCTACGTTGCCACTGACTCAAAATTACCCGCTAGAAAGTACTTAAAAGTCGCGTTAGCTCCACTTGCGCTCTCTCTAGTTGCGATAGTCCTAGCAAAGGCATATAATTCTCTGTTCTGGTCCTTAGTTTTCATATATAATACAGCTGGATTTGTGGGGGATTTACTCGTTGTTACCTCCCTACTTAAAATGCCAAGAGAAGCTTTAGTTTGGGACTCCGGGACTTCCTTGTACTCCACCCATCAAATTCCCAGACCCTATTCACGTAGGGTATCCATGATAATAAAATTAGCCTTTGTCCTTATGCTCTTAATATTCTCTCGGGAAATTAGAATTGTCGTAGAGACGAGCTAGCTAAATAAATGTTAATGTGCGTTTGGTCAACTGATACATTAAAGTTAAAAATTCATTCCCTAGATATAACTCGATTTTTATGAAGTTCGGTATAGTCGCTAGAAGAGACAAAGAAGAAGCCCTGAAACTAGCATACAGGGTTTACGACTTTTTGAAGGTTAGTGGATATGACGTAGTTGTTGACAGGGAGACTCATGAAAACTTTCCTCACTTTAGAGAAGAAGATGTGATCCCCCTTGAGGAGTTCGACGTTGACTTCATAATAGCAATCGGTGGCGATGGTACAATTCTGAGGATAGAACACAAAACCAAGAGAGACATCCCAATATTGAGCATAAATATGGGTACACTGGGTTTTCTCACTGAAGTCGAACCTCCAGAGACATTTTTCGCCATTAACAGGCTTCTTGAGGGAGATTATTATATAGATGAAAGGATAAAGCTCAGGACGTTCATAGATGGCAAGAACAACGTCCCCGATGCCCTTAACGAGGTAGCGATTCTAACTGGAATTCCTGGAAAGATAATACACATGAGATACTACATCGATGGTGGCTTGGCTGATGAGGTTCGGGCAGATGGTTTGGTAATATCAACTCCAACGGGCTCAACCGGTTACGCGATGAGCGCCGGCGGACCGTTCGTTGACCCCAGGCTTGATACCATAGTCATAGTACCCCTCTTGCCCCTACCCAAAACTTCCGTTCCAATGGTAGTTCCCGGAAACTCAACAATAGACGTTAGGTTGGTTACCGAAAGGGAAATAATACTGGCCATAGACGGTCAGTACTACGAACACCTCCCACCGGAAGTTGAGATAAGGGTCAAAAAAAGCCCAAGAAAAACAAAGTTTGTTCGCTTTACAAAGGAAATATATCCAAAATACACCATGAGGATAAAAGAGAGACACTAGCGTGGACTTGGAAAGCCCAAAGCAGCTTTTATTATATCACTGTAAACACCGCTCGCAGTTACTTTCCCGCCTCCTCCTGGGCCTCTGAGAACAATTTCCCCAAGGTTGCTCGTTTCAATAATTGCTGCGTTGTAAACTCCAGAAACAAGGAGAGGACTTCCGTCTTCCAGCTTTACTGGCTTTACGCTTATCCTTCCTCTCGATACCTCTGCGACTAACCTTACATTTTTGGCCTCCCTTACGTTTCTTATTCCAATTCTCTCCTCTTCTTCCGGCGGAATTCCATAAGAAACCCAATGAAGGATCTTTGCCTTATAGAACGCATCGATTCCATCTATGTCCTTTGATGGATCCTCCTCAAGGACACCAAGCCCTTTAGCCTCTTCAAACGCTTCCTCAAAACTCTTTCCACTCTCCATTCTTGTGAGAATGAACGTCGTGCTTGCATTCACTACAGCCCTTATCCTACTAATGTCCTCCCCGAGCATATTTTCCCGAAGCAGCCCGATTATTGGTGTTCCAGCCATAACAGTTGACTCAAAAAACAGCCCGGCCTTCCCTTCTCGTGCAACCTCCACAAGTTTTCCGTATTCTCCTGCTATCGGAGGCTTGTTGCTAGTTACAACGCTCACTCCTTCTTTTAATGCGAATTCATACATCTCATAGGCCTCATCCCAGCTACTCACATCCACCAGAATGTCTGGTTTTACCTCCTCTATAAGTTCGGTGGGTGAGAAATCAAACACCTCATAGTCCCCAACCGCGTCGATCCTCCCCGCATTCTCTTTAACTTCCTTCACTTCGAGTAAGTCAAAATCTCCCCAAACCGTCCCGCTTCTGTCAGTTACCGAAACAACGTTTATTCTAATTCCAAAGTTCCTCTCTTTCTCTGCAATTATCTCTGCTAGTGCTCTCCCTACCGTTCCAAACCCGAATATGGAAACTTTGACCTCCTTCATGCATGGGAGAACACCCTCAGAATTAATAAAAGTTAATTCTACCCGCATAGTCATACTGCCAAATGCTTAACCGTTTTAACCATAGAGCTCCATTTATAATTTGGTGAGACGGCATGGAGGCCCTGATAGTTGTTGACATGCAGAGGGATTTCATGCCGGGAGGAGCACTACCTGTTCCCGATGGGGATAAAATTATTCCGAAAGTAAACGAATACATAAAGAAATTCAAAGAGAAAGGGGCTCTGATAGTTGCTACAAGGGATTGGCATCCTGAAAATCATATAAGCTTCAAAGAAAGGGGAGGCCCGTGGCCAAGGCACTGTGTTCAAAATACACAGGGAGCTGAGTTCGTTGTAGACCTGCCGGAAGATGCCATAATAATATCTAAGGCAACAGATCCGGATAAAGAGGCATATTCTGGCTTTGAAGGTACTAATTTGGCGGAGATACTAAAAGAGAAGGGGGTAAAGAGGGTATACATCTGTGGTGTCGCAACGGAGTACTGCGTTAGAGCCACTGCACTCGATGCATTAAAGTACGGCTTTGAGGTTTACCTTCTCAAAGATGCTGTTAAGGGGATAACACCAGAAGGAGAAGAAAAGGCCCTCAAAGAAATGGAGGAAAAAGGAGTTAAGATTGTTGAGAACTTGTAATCTTTTTCCACTCTTTTAGCATTTCCAAGGCAACGTTCAGGACTATGGGACCAATTATTAGCCCTTTCAATCCAAGACCCCAGGTTCCCCCTATCATCCCTATTAACACGATGGTCTCATCGAAGTTTGCCTCCCTCGCAACAAGTTTTGGTCTTATCGTGAAGTCAGGTAAGGGCGAGACCAGCGTAAACCCGTAAACAGCCAACCCGAGGGCCAAAAGCAGGTGGCCTTCTCTGAGTAGATAGAAGCTCCCGACTACCCATATCATCCAGCCTTCGAAGAGGGGAACGAAAGAGAAAAGGATAGTCAATAGCCCGGCCAAAATTGCCGTTGGTACATTTGAAACCCTAAAGATAAGAAACCCTACTGTCATTAATACTCCCTTAGCAATATTCAGAAGAAGCCAAGCCCTAATCAAAGCTTGGAGTGTTAAATTTCCCCGAGCAATGATTTTCATTAGCCTTTCATCTTCAAAAGTTAGGAGGTCCACGATAGCATCCCTCTTTAATAAGAAGAAGTAGACAAACGCAAGATATACTATCGTCTGGAGAACGTACCTTGGTACAGAAAAAGTCAAATTAATCAGGTATTCTTTTCCCTTCTCAATTGCTTGGGTTATCATGGATTCAACGGATCCCTCAAGTAAACCTTGAGGAATTGGAAGGCCCTTTATCCAGCTTTCTATGTCAGAAAGATACATGTATGCCTGTTTAACAACAGGGGTCAATGTATAAATTAAAATCATCGAAAATACAGAGGCCGTAATTATCACGGCCAGCGTAAGAAACAGGGCTGAATTTTTGGTTCCAACTCTTTTACTCAGCTTTTTATGGACTGGCTCTAATGCATATGCTGTGACAAACGCAAAGAACAGGGAGGAGAAGAATGGTAGTACAGTTAGTATTGCCAGATACACGATTGTTATCACAATGACTCCGAGTACAATTTTATTCAGATCCAATCTCATCAGCTACCACCTTGAGCCTCTCAACTTCCTCTTTGCTGAGCCTGTTTTTGATCCACCTCTCCCTGTTGGACAGGTTTTCATCTTCAATATCAAGGACAGCCTTCCTAACTCCTCCCCTTGGAAAGTTGCTGTCCCCAAAGTAGCGAGGGATTACGTGGACGTGAAGATGTTTAACGGTTTGGCCTGCGGCTTCTCCTATGTTTATTCCAACATTAAAACCATCCGGATTGAAGGCCTTTTTCAATATTCTCATTGCAAGCTCAACACCTTTCATCAACTCAAGCTTCTCCTCATCACTCAGCTTCCAGGGGGAGGTAACGTGTCTCTTTGGAACAACGAGAAGATGTCCCCTGCTCGCGGGATAGTTGTCAATTAGTATCCTTACCAGCTCCCCTTCGTATACTATGCTGTCTTTCCTAGGCTCGCAAAAGGGGCATTTCATGATTTTGAGTTTAAATTATCTGTATTTAAAGCCACCGACACGAAAAGTTTATAAACCACCCTCTTTTGAAATCACATTGGGGCTCACAGTAGGGTCCC
This is a stretch of genomic DNA from Pyrococcus sp. ST04. It encodes these proteins:
- a CDS encoding homoserine dehydrogenase, with the translated sequence MKEVKVSIFGFGTVGRALAEIIAEKERNFGIRINVVSVTDRSGTVWGDFDLLEVKEVKENAGRIDAVGDYEVFDFSPTELIEEVKPDILVDVSSWDEAYEMYEFALKEGVSVVTSNKPPIAGEYGKLVEVAREGKAGLFFESTVMAGTPIIGLLRENMLGEDISRIRAVVNASTTFILTRMESGKSFEEAFEEAKGLGVLEEDPSKDIDGIDAFYKAKILHWVSYGIPPEEEERIGIRNVREAKNVRLVAEVSRGRISVKPVKLEDGSPLLVSGVYNAAIIETSNLGEIVLRGPGGGGKVTASGVYSDIIKAALGFPSPR
- a CDS encoding AI-2E family transporter, producing MRLDLNKIVLGVIVITIVYLAILTVLPFFSSLFFAFVTAYALEPVHKKLSKRVGTKNSALFLTLAVIITASVFSMILIYTLTPVVKQAYMYLSDIESWIKGLPIPQGLLEGSVESMITQAIEKGKEYLINLTFSVPRYVLQTIVYLAFVYFFLLKRDAIVDLLTFEDERLMKIIARGNLTLQALIRAWLLLNIAKGVLMTVGFLIFRVSNVPTAILAGLLTILFSFVPLFEGWMIWVVGSFYLLREGHLLLALGLAVYGFTLVSPLPDFTIRPKLVAREANFDETIVLIGMIGGTWGLGLKGLIIGPIVLNVALEMLKEWKKITSSQQS
- a CDS encoding HIT family protein; protein product: MKCPFCEPRKDSIVYEGELVRILIDNYPASRGHLLVVPKRHVTSPWKLSDEEKLELMKGVELAMRILKKAFNPDGFNVGINIGEAAGQTVKHLHVHVIPRYFGDSNFPRGGVRKAVLDIEDENLSNRERWIKNRLSKEEVERLKVVADEIGSE
- a CDS encoding nicotinamidase, which translates into the protein MEALIVVDMQRDFMPGGALPVPDGDKIIPKVNEYIKKFKEKGALIVATRDWHPENHISFKERGGPWPRHCVQNTQGAEFVVDLPEDAIIISKATDPDKEAYSGFEGTNLAEILKEKGVKRVYICGVATEYCVRATALDALKYGFEVYLLKDAVKGITPEGEEKALKEMEEKGVKIVENL